The Gemella massiliensis genome contains a region encoding:
- the mltG gene encoding endolytic transglycosylase MltG has protein sequence MREDKIRRRNELRKKNKKKKKGGILSVFFTLLLAAAVAFLSYFYYGLTPVDKNNNNDIQIEVKESYGSQKIAEELKNKGLIRDATIFKLYAKMKPSLSFYVGTFNLKPSMSVSQIMEELGTKDKARAGNTFAVIEGDSILKIAQNLEKTKKINAEEFLEKVNDAKFIGRLKEKFPELITNDIYGKNIKYALEGYLYPAVYTLDDNETAETLITKMISVANEKIVPLYKENKRVWNIAGKDKQISIHEYITMASILEKESTKDGENTKIASVFLNRLSRGMLLQTDPSANYAADKLTGAPTQKELMLQSPYNTYVTKGLPPGPIASVGLVSFKALNNAEDTEYIYFLHASKDGKAYFSKTYEEHEQLAKEHIDGYIPTNR, from the coding sequence ATGAGAGAAGATAAAATAAGACGCAGGAACGAATTAAGAAAAAAAAATAAGAAAAAGAAAAAAGGGGGAATACTTTCAGTATTTTTCACATTATTGTTAGCGGCTGCGGTTGCTTTTCTTTCATATTTTTATTATGGATTAACACCTGTAGATAAAAATAATAACAACGATATTCAAATAGAAGTAAAAGAGAGTTATGGAAGTCAAAAAATTGCTGAAGAATTAAAAAATAAGGGGTTAATAAGGGATGCTACCATATTTAAGTTATACGCAAAGATGAAACCGAGTTTATCGTTTTATGTAGGTACGTTTAACCTAAAACCAAGTATGAGTGTATCTCAAATAATGGAAGAATTAGGAACTAAAGACAAGGCACGTGCCGGAAATACTTTTGCTGTAATAGAAGGTGATAGTATTTTAAAAATCGCACAAAATTTGGAAAAAACTAAGAAAATAAATGCGGAAGAATTTTTAGAAAAAGTAAACGATGCAAAATTTATCGGTAGACTTAAAGAGAAATTTCCTGAACTAATAACGAATGATATTTATGGGAAAAATATAAAATATGCTTTAGAAGGTTATTTATATCCGGCTGTTTATACTTTGGACGATAATGAAACCGCAGAAACTCTAATTACCAAAATGATAAGTGTAGCTAACGAAAAAATAGTTCCATTGTATAAAGAGAATAAACGTGTTTGGAATATTGCAGGCAAAGATAAACAAATATCCATTCATGAATATATTACAATGGCGAGTATTTTGGAAAAAGAATCTACCAAAGATGGAGAAAATACTAAAATAGCAAGTGTATTTCTTAATAGGTTATCAAGAGGTATGTTGCTTCAAACAGATCCATCTGCTAATTATGCAGCAGATAAATTAACAGGAGCACCTACGCAAAAAGAGTTAATGCTTCAATCACCATATAATACTTATGTTACTAAAGGCTTACCACCGGGACCTATCGCCTCTGTTGGTTTGGTATCGTTTAAGGCGTTAAACAATGCTGAAGATACAGAGTATATATATTTCCTTCATGCCTCAAAAGATGGAAAAGCCTATTTTTCAAAAACTTATGAAGAACATGAACAATTAGCAAAAGAACATATAGATGGTTATATCCCAACTAATAGATAA
- a CDS encoding DUF1292 domain-containing protein, with translation MQEKDFKKISIDNTEEIYTLSTLEGEEKEYRKILEFTNPTNGNLYYIFAEEETIDEEEISIFPMICVEDDDNVRFEPVETDEEYDMISEVLDTFYYDESE, from the coding sequence ATGCAGGAAAAAGATTTTAAAAAAATTAGTATAGACAATACGGAAGAAATTTATACATTAAGTACATTGGAAGGTGAAGAAAAAGAATATCGTAAAATTTTAGAATTTACTAACCCAACTAATGGAAATCTTTATTATATTTTTGCAGAAGAAGAAACTATTGATGAGGAAGAAATTAGCATTTTCCCTATGATTTGCGTAGAAGATGATGACAATGTGAGATTTGAACCTGTTGAAACTGATGAAGAGTATGATATGATTTCTGAAGTATTGGATACTTTCTACTATGACGAAAGTGAGTAA
- the ruvX gene encoding Holliday junction resolvase RuvX: MLDKRIMGLDYGSKTIGVAVSDLLGFTAQGVETININEQIKDFKIKRIKELVAEYNVGKIVVGLPKNMDNSVGFRGEATLYFVEVLKKKIKNVEIILQDERLTTTGANRVLLEANVSRKKRKNVIDKMAAVLILQTYLDKLN, from the coding sequence ATGTTAGATAAGAGAATAATGGGACTTGATTACGGTTCTAAAACTATTGGTGTTGCGGTAAGTGATTTACTAGGTTTTACCGCTCAGGGTGTTGAAACTATAAATATTAATGAACAAATAAAAGATTTTAAGATTAAAAGAATAAAAGAACTGGTAGCTGAGTATAATGTTGGAAAAATCGTAGTCGGTTTACCTAAAAATATGGATAACTCTGTTGGATTTCGTGGAGAAGCAACTTTGTATTTTGTAGAGGTGTTAAAAAAGAAAATAAAAAATGTTGAAATTATACTTCAAGATGAAAGACTTACTACTACGGGAGCTAATAGAGTGCTGTTAGAGGCGAATGTTTCCAGAAAAAAAAGAAAAAATGTTATTGATAAAATGGCGGCAGTATTAATATTACAAACCTATTTGGATAAATTAAATTAA
- a CDS encoding IreB family regulatory phosphoprotein, with protein sequence MTNFDETRLFDNSLYDKKDIHSILKNVVLTIKSKGYDPINQLMGYIKTGDPIYIPRDNHAREQIRLIEMDDLLEYLLHFFIQES encoded by the coding sequence ATGACGAATTTTGATGAAACAAGACTATTTGACAACAGTTTGTATGATAAAAAAGATATTCATTCTATTTTGAAAAATGTTGTTCTTACAATAAAATCGAAAGGCTACGATCCTATAAATCAATTAATGGGATATATTAAAACGGGAGATCCGATATATATTCCAAGGGATAATCATGCACGTGAGCAAATTAGATTGATAGAAATGGATGATCTATTAGAATATTTATTACACTTTTTTATTCAGGAGTCATAG
- a CDS encoding DegV family protein: MEKVKIVIDSTSDLTFDEIDKYDVEVVPLTMTIDGVDYNYKTIANDEYIVKMRTANEFSTSQPALGSFLKVFEKWTKEGYKLLVLTISSALSGTYNTALSAGAEFKDIYVVDTKTTTRGMVYLLEEAIKELSENIPLEKVVVKLREKAKNILTFVTIDSLDNLVKGGRLSKSAALIGGLLNIKVLTQLRETELVAVDKVRGKKKLVHALIKKIIDEKGERSIKRISLPNALADEYVELIKKEVKDELDYVVKDEDIMTTTPAISTHTGEKAVGIIVELV; encoded by the coding sequence ATGGAAAAGGTAAAAATAGTTATTGACTCAACAAGTGATTTAACCTTTGACGAGATTGATAAATATGATGTTGAAGTTGTGCCTTTGACAATGACTATTGATGGTGTTGACTACAATTATAAAACAATTGCCAATGATGAATATATAGTAAAAATGAGAACAGCAAATGAATTTTCTACCAGCCAACCGGCGCTTGGGAGTTTTTTGAAAGTATTTGAAAAATGGACAAAAGAAGGATATAAATTATTAGTTCTTACTATATCTTCAGCACTTAGCGGAACATATAATACGGCATTATCGGCAGGAGCAGAATTTAAAGATATTTATGTGGTTGATACAAAAACAACGACACGAGGTATGGTTTATCTATTAGAAGAAGCCATAAAAGAACTTTCAGAAAACATTCCTCTGGAAAAAGTGGTTGTAAAACTTAGAGAAAAAGCGAAAAATATATTAACCTTTGTTACGATAGATAGTTTGGATAATCTTGTAAAAGGCGGGAGGCTTAGCAAATCGGCAGCCCTTATTGGAGGTTTATTAAATATAAAAGTATTGACACAGTTGAGGGAAACAGAACTGGTTGCGGTTGACAAAGTTCGTGGTAAAAAAAAATTAGTACATGCTTTAATAAAAAAAATAATAGATGAAAAAGGTGAACGATCTATTAAAAGAATAAGCCTACCTAATGCTTTGGCAGATGAATATGTTGAGTTAATAAAAAAAGAAGTTAAAGATGAGTTAGATTATGTTGTAAAAGATGAAGATATAATGACTACAACGCCCGCTATTTCAACTCATACAGGGGAAAAAGCAGTAGGGATTATTGTAGAGTTAGTATAA
- a CDS encoding dihydrofolate reductase — translation MVSLIVAYDKEKGIGNENTIPWRIKNDMSRVKELTTGQTIIMGRKTLESIGRALPNRVNRVLTRNPEILGNYKNIEVFSDDKKILENIKTEKVFIFGGGAIYNKYFDVCDEMFVTEVETVTNTDTKFPDFSLEEWELIEKEDFKKDDDNEFNYSFLHYKRKEGK, via the coding sequence ATGGTATCGTTAATAGTGGCATATGACAAAGAAAAAGGCATCGGTAATGAAAATACTATTCCTTGGCGAATTAAAAATGATATGTCGAGAGTTAAAGAGTTGACAACAGGTCAGACTATTATCATGGGAAGAAAGACGCTGGAAAGTATAGGGCGAGCCTTACCTAATAGAGTTAACAGGGTTTTAACAAGAAATCCGGAAATACTTGGTAATTATAAAAATATAGAAGTTTTTAGCGATGATAAAAAAATTCTTGAGAATATAAAAACAGAAAAAGTATTTATCTTTGGCGGTGGAGCAATATATAATAAATATTTTGATGTTTGTGACGAGATGTTCGTGACGGAAGTAGAAACAGTAACAAATACTGATACGAAGTTTCCGGATTTTTCTTTAGAAGAGTGGGAACTTATTGAAAAAGAAGATTTCAAAAAAGATGATGATAATGAATTTAACTATTCATTTTTACACTACAAAAGAAAAGAGGGAAAATAA
- a CDS encoding thymidylate synthase gives MADRQYLDLCKEILEKGTQKSDRTGVGTKSIFGYQMKFDLTKGFPLLTTKKVNFNLVWSELLWFIKGDTNIKFLLENKNNIWNEWAFKKWVESDEYNGPDMTDFGHKSLVDTDFNKQYKEQMALFKERILNDKKFSDKYGNLGNVYGKQWRNFNGVDQLKNVVEQIKTNPNSRRLIVSSWNPAEVDTMALPPCHSLFQFYVNDGKLSCQLYQRSGDVFLGVPFNIASYSLLTILIAKECRLEVGEFVHTLGDAHIYNNHFDQVREQMSRTPFPLPSLEITDFESIFDLKIEDVKVVDYESHPFIKAPIAV, from the coding sequence GTGGCAGATAGACAATATTTAGATTTATGTAAAGAAATTTTAGAAAAAGGAACGCAAAAATCGGATAGAACCGGTGTAGGGACAAAAAGTATATTTGGTTATCAAATGAAGTTTGATTTAACAAAAGGTTTTCCGTTACTTACAACTAAGAAAGTAAATTTTAATTTAGTATGGTCGGAACTTCTTTGGTTTATAAAAGGAGATACTAATATTAAATTTTTATTAGAAAATAAAAATAATATTTGGAATGAATGGGCTTTTAAAAAATGGGTGGAAAGTGATGAATATAATGGACCGGATATGACAGATTTCGGGCATAAATCACTAGTTGATACAGATTTTAATAAGCAATACAAGGAGCAAATGGCTTTATTTAAAGAAAGAATACTTAATGATAAAAAATTTTCTGATAAATATGGAAATCTTGGGAATGTATACGGAAAGCAATGGAGAAATTTCAATGGAGTAGATCAGTTGAAAAATGTTGTAGAACAAATTAAAACAAATCCTAACTCTCGCCGGTTAATTGTTTCTTCTTGGAATCCGGCAGAAGTAGATACCATGGCATTACCACCATGTCACTCTTTATTTCAATTTTATGTGAATGATGGAAAGTTGAGTTGTCAACTTTATCAAAGAAGTGGTGATGTTTTTTTAGGAGTACCTTTTAATATTGCTTCATATTCGTTACTAACTATTTTAATTGCGAAAGAATGCAGATTGGAAGTTGGAGAATTTGTCCATACATTGGGAGATGCTCATATTTATAATAATCATTTTGATCAGGTAAGAGAACAAATGTCAAGAACACCCTTTCCTTTACCAAGTTTAGAAATTACTGATTTTGAAAGTATCTTTGATTTAAAAATAGAAGATGTTAAAGTTGTTGATTATGAAAGTCATCCATTTATAAAAGCACCTATTGCTGTATAG
- the mntR gene encoding transcriptional regulator MntR produces the protein MAKATPTMEDYIEIIYSLVQNKGYARSADIAEHLNVYPSTVTKMLKKLDVEGYIVYEKYRGIALTKKGHDMGEYALTRHELLEDFLRIIGVHEEKVYEEVEGIEHHLGRDSLEKIKELATYLKENNYKA, from the coding sequence ATGGCAAAAGCAACTCCAACAATGGAAGATTATATTGAGATAATATATTCGCTTGTACAGAACAAAGGATATGCACGATCTGCAGATATCGCAGAACATTTGAATGTTTATCCGTCTACAGTAACGAAAATGTTGAAGAAATTAGACGTTGAAGGATATATAGTTTATGAAAAATATCGTGGGATAGCCCTTACTAAAAAAGGACATGATATGGGAGAGTATGCTCTTACACGACATGAACTTTTGGAAGATTTTCTTCGAATAATCGGTGTTCATGAGGAAAAAGTGTATGAAGAAGTAGAGGGTATTGAACACCATTTAGGGCGTGATTCTTTGGAAAAAATAAAAGAGTTGGCGACGTACTTAAAAGAAAATAATTATAAAGCATAG
- a CDS encoding Nif3-like dinuclear metal center hexameric protein, producing the protein MPTVADVFNHLNKFANVELAEKWDNVGLMLGDYNNEVTKVLVCLDVTTQVVKEAIEKKIDLIVSHHPLIFKPIKSLNFSDDFKSSIIKLLIQNDISVISFHTNLDSASLGLNDYLAKKLELNNIKVLFEHKLDTDAGLGRYGDLKKELSFERFIFYLKEKFELSSVSAVVGNKKNIKTVALLGGSGGDFIYDLPEVDVYLTGDVGYHVALDAIEMKKNVIDIGHFSEHLVKELLQTHILKLEVETLKSEVEKSPFKIL; encoded by the coding sequence ATGCCGACTGTAGCAGATGTTTTTAATCATTTAAATAAATTTGCAAATGTTGAACTGGCTGAAAAATGGGATAATGTTGGTTTAATGTTGGGAGATTATAATAATGAAGTTACTAAAGTATTGGTTTGTCTTGATGTGACGACTCAAGTGGTAAAAGAAGCGATTGAAAAAAAAATAGATTTAATTGTTTCTCATCATCCGCTTATTTTTAAACCGATAAAATCATTAAATTTTTCGGATGATTTTAAATCAAGTATAATAAAACTATTAATTCAGAATGATATTTCAGTAATTTCATTTCATACAAATTTGGATTCAGCAAGTTTAGGGCTTAATGATTATTTAGCTAAAAAATTAGAGTTAAATAACATTAAAGTTCTTTTTGAACACAAATTAGATACCGATGCCGGACTAGGTAGATATGGTGATTTAAAAAAAGAACTTTCTTTTGAAAGATTTATTTTTTATTTAAAAGAAAAATTTGAATTATCTAGTGTTAGTGCAGTAGTAGGTAATAAAAAAAATATAAAAACAGTAGCATTGTTAGGTGGTAGCGGTGGTGATTTTATTTATGATTTACCGGAAGTAGATGTGTACTTAACAGGTGATGTCGGCTATCACGTAGCACTTGACGCTATTGAAATGAAAAAAAATGTAATAGATATTGGTCATTTTTCAGAGCATTTGGTAAAAGAGTTATTGCAAACTCATATATTGAAATTAGAGGTTGAGACTTTAAAATCAGAAGTTGAAAAATCACCATTTAAAATTTTATAG